In Desulfonatronovibrio hydrogenovorans DSM 9292, the following proteins share a genomic window:
- a CDS encoding 4Fe-4S dicluster domain-containing protein → MQEERMKRRHFLKGAAASGALLLYRPGLAGAGPDLSRQSAFLYDSIKCINCGVCEKACKRVNGLPEHASVIYMSQNASGLPVHITRRNSCMQCIRPACVRACPTGATFLRGNGLVSYDSQKCAACGYCVDACPFKHPRMSKTAYFNLRNVWVNRCTSCGACAQACPEDALHFNFRQDILAMAKERLAQIKSTYSLPQAQLYGEEDLNLIWILAGSPDKYDLPGPTAAAVVDTSLAFWKDIVRPTTLLLSLMATGILGVTYFFARRNHLKELARLKQIEQEEKDVK, encoded by the coding sequence ATGCAGGAAGAAAGAATGAAACGCCGCCACTTCCTGAAAGGGGCTGCAGCATCCGGGGCTCTACTGCTTTATCGGCCCGGCCTGGCTGGGGCAGGTCCTGACCTGTCCAGACAGTCAGCTTTTCTTTATGACAGCATAAAATGCATCAATTGCGGAGTCTGCGAAAAAGCGTGCAAAAGGGTCAACGGGCTGCCCGAACATGCAAGCGTCATCTATATGAGCCAGAACGCTTCAGGGCTGCCGGTCCACATTACCAGGCGCAACTCCTGCATGCAATGCATCCGCCCGGCATGTGTCAGGGCCTGTCCCACAGGAGCGACTTTTCTCAGGGGAAACGGTCTGGTCAGTTATGATTCCCAGAAATGTGCAGCCTGCGGGTACTGTGTTGACGCCTGTCCCTTCAAGCACCCCAGAATGTCCAAGACAGCCTATTTCAACCTGCGCAATGTCTGGGTGAACAGGTGTACAAGTTGCGGAGCCTGTGCCCAGGCTTGCCCGGAAGACGCCCTGCATTTTAATTTTCGACAGGACATTCTGGCTATGGCCAAAGAACGCCTGGCTCAGATCAAATCAACTTATTCTTTACCCCAGGCCCAGCTTTACGGAGAAGAAGACCTGAACCTCATCTGGATACTGGCTGGCAGCCCGGACAAATACGACCTGCCCGGCCCCACCGCTGCAGCAGTGGTGGATACCTCTCTGGCATTCTGGAAAGATATTGTCCGCCCGACCACGCTGCTTCTTTCCCTTATGGCAACAGGCATTTTAGGAGTAACCTACTTTTTTGCCCGCCGTAACCATCTCAAAGAGCTGGCCAGACTCAAACAGATTGAGCAGGAGGAAAAAGATGTCAAATAA
- a CDS encoding formate dehydrogenase subunit gamma encodes MSNNSSEILIQRFNKRRRFVHWLHTFAFFGLLCTGVLYTTPLLSQWTESGLAGTLHRYFAVIFLLAPFVYIVIDPKGFREFISDTLKFEKSDIGFHLAMPRYILGHTGGIPPQGKLNAGHKIHHILMGILYLALAISGLSMWLGVGYMGPPVFNFMGVLHNIAVFIIVITTLGHVYFTLVYWALPGMISGKVSETYVRMEHKKWWDEELAPKLKGSSPKSGS; translated from the coding sequence ATGTCAAATAACAGCAGCGAAATCTTGATCCAAAGATTCAACAAGAGGCGCAGATTCGTGCACTGGCTTCACACCTTTGCCTTTTTCGGGCTCCTGTGTACGGGTGTTCTATATACTACTCCTTTGTTGTCCCAATGGACCGAAAGCGGCCTGGCCGGTACTTTGCACAGATACTTTGCAGTGATTTTTCTTTTAGCCCCTTTTGTCTATATTGTCATAGATCCCAAAGGATTCAGGGAGTTCATCAGCGATACCCTGAAATTTGAAAAGAGCGATATAGGATTTCACCTGGCCATGCCCCGATATATTCTGGGCCATACCGGCGGTATACCGCCTCAGGGAAAACTTAACGCCGGGCATAAAATTCATCATATCCTGATGGGTATTCTCTATCTTGCCCTGGCCATATCCGGACTGTCCATGTGGCTGGGAGTCGGCTACATGGGACCACCTGTATTCAACTTCATGGGTGTACTCCACAATATCGCTGTATTCATCATTGTGATTACAACCCTGGGCCACGTATATTTCACCCTGGTTTACTGGGCCCTGCCCGGCATGATCAGCGGCAAGGTCAGCGAGACCTACGTCAGAATGGAGCATAAAAAATGGTGGGATGAAGAGCTGGCCCCGAAGCTGAAGGGTTCATCTCCCAAGAGCGGATCATGA
- a CDS encoding multiheme c-type cytochrome, whose protein sequence is MLKNHKHILMLILGLFVLNLFIMFQNRDAGARAKYDPSGYWIAPILPEGPRIFFSEGHAIDTPEAVMAEITEIYISNNSEIKVTFVIPGYEHDTAHVELTMAKWLEHENTWMSMLQRTRERGPQSDPRYGDGAKVIRGANLRLESGSALTGGEPVSGGMRFSTWLKAGPGDFGNLSGELMPITFKDGVQWRRSSDHNPASYGHPDDSLYHEFVAGIIDEINRNGAWEQGIYRIGVTERNRGQEGYIRFNAVTDFEFDGKSSARILDSHERRHTAGEAVATGSCNGCHGDNMRFPTNRVHSELRHDPTVCANCHNSYTWDSRNAYAEVDGWPSLDLRTMVHKIHAGIEGYAADAYFYQQVRFPDWTLGRTPRPSQDIPYPNSPGVANCTSCHVYSDSDATYAWQRPNPDPEGCATCHGKGGVVFWEAQPDDPDYEYISRTYDCGYDCSSCHGGGQRPIKHNADYYHKVTERQERLALSRQHVMKVTRVENAVAGQRPVVTWRVRKNDEYLDLFSGEHGSFLFTEDKDLFDEGGAVRLGIGWGHKEDWTNQGIGPRSSGAMGDPFHEVAHIDNTIPGQDQTTAVTTFDLPLPEPAYSGRNGFVIIEFGPEEIRLNSRLKRISLGQGINSFLDDRRQIVTADNCLGCHATMGRHGTYADQDITTCVSCHNAGSMTRDASALQGNVDFMYMIHAIHGTGEKRTRFDRRRDHTVEGHFSGGYSYVSYPNTILECAACHVNDSHNPVGKEFKRLGLIADKGKDKYLSGAGIAAPLSSACYSCHENTEDLRANKELQHHLYHSGGNIYGEHDHAYFADNKENCLTCHQK, encoded by the coding sequence ATGCTAAAAAACCATAAACATATACTCATGTTGATCCTGGGCCTGTTCGTTCTGAACCTCTTTATCATGTTTCAGAACAGGGATGCCGGAGCCAGAGCCAAGTATGATCCGTCAGGATACTGGATAGCTCCCATCCTTCCTGAAGGCCCCAGAATATTTTTCAGCGAAGGTCATGCCATTGATACCCCTGAAGCAGTCATGGCTGAAATCACAGAAATCTACATCAGCAACAACTCAGAGATTAAGGTTACTTTTGTCATTCCAGGCTATGAACATGACACCGCCCATGTGGAGCTGACCATGGCAAAATGGCTTGAACATGAAAATACATGGATGAGCATGCTGCAGAGGACCAGGGAGCGCGGACCGCAAAGCGACCCAAGGTATGGAGACGGAGCCAAGGTAATCCGGGGGGCAAATCTGCGCCTGGAAAGTGGCTCTGCCTTAACCGGTGGAGAGCCGGTCAGCGGTGGCATGCGTTTTTCAACCTGGCTTAAAGCCGGACCAGGTGATTTTGGAAACCTGTCAGGTGAACTGATGCCCATCACCTTCAAAGATGGAGTACAGTGGCGCCGCAGCAGCGACCACAATCCGGCAAGCTACGGCCATCCGGATGACAGCCTATACCATGAATTCGTGGCCGGAATAATTGATGAAATAAACAGAAATGGAGCCTGGGAACAAGGGATTTACCGTATTGGAGTAACTGAAAGGAACAGGGGCCAGGAAGGCTATATCAGATTTAACGCAGTGACTGATTTTGAATTTGATGGAAAAAGCAGTGCGCGGATTTTAGACAGCCATGAACGAAGGCATACCGCCGGAGAAGCCGTGGCCACAGGCTCCTGCAACGGGTGTCATGGGGACAACATGCGTTTCCCCACCAACAGGGTGCATAGTGAACTCAGACATGATCCAACTGTCTGCGCCAATTGTCATAACTCCTATACCTGGGATTCCCGCAATGCATACGCAGAAGTGGACGGTTGGCCCAGCCTGGATTTAAGAACAATGGTCCATAAAATTCATGCCGGGATCGAAGGTTATGCAGCAGATGCCTATTTTTACCAGCAGGTCAGGTTCCCGGACTGGACCCTGGGCAGAACTCCCAGACCCAGCCAGGACATCCCGTATCCCAACAGTCCTGGCGTGGCCAATTGCACCTCATGTCATGTTTATTCGGATAGTGATGCAACTTACGCCTGGCAAAGACCAAATCCCGACCCAGAGGGCTGCGCAACTTGTCATGGCAAAGGAGGAGTCGTTTTCTGGGAAGCCCAGCCTGACGATCCTGACTATGAATACATCTCAAGGACATATGACTGTGGCTATGACTGCTCCAGCTGTCATGGAGGGGGACAAAGGCCAATTAAACACAATGCAGACTACTACCACAAGGTGACCGAACGCCAGGAAAGGCTGGCCCTTTCCAGACAACATGTCATGAAAGTCACCAGGGTGGAAAACGCCGTAGCAGGTCAAAGACCGGTGGTTACCTGGCGGGTGCGTAAAAATGATGAGTACCTGGATCTCTTTTCGGGTGAACACGGATCTTTCCTGTTTACTGAAGATAAGGACCTGTTTGATGAAGGAGGTGCAGTCCGGCTTGGTATTGGATGGGGGCATAAAGAAGACTGGACCAACCAGGGAATCGGCCCCAGGAGTTCAGGAGCCATGGGAGACCCTTTTCATGAGGTAGCCCATATCGACAATACTATCCCAGGTCAGGACCAGACCACAGCAGTGACCACATTTGACTTACCTTTGCCCGAGCCAGCTTATTCCGGAAGAAACGGCTTTGTAATCATTGAATTTGGCCCCGAAGAAATACGTCTGAACAGCAGGTTGAAGAGAATTTCCCTGGGGCAGGGAATAAACAGCTTCCTGGATGACCGCCGCCAGATTGTTACTGCTGACAATTGCCTGGGTTGCCATGCAACCATGGGCCGGCATGGCACTTATGCTGACCAGGATATCACCACCTGTGTCTCCTGCCACAATGCCGGTTCCATGACCCGGGACGCAAGTGCGCTTCAGGGAAACGTGGACTTTATGTATATGATTCACGCAATCCACGGGACAGGAGAAAAAAGGACAAGGTTTGACCGCAGGCGGGATCATACTGTTGAGGGGCATTTCAGTGGAGGCTACTCATATGTTTCCTATCCCAACACCATCCTGGAATGTGCTGCCTGTCATGTTAATGATTCTCACAATCCTGTGGGCAAGGAATTTAAGAGACTGGGGCTGATCGCAGACAAAGGCAAGGACAAATACCTGTCAGGGGCTGGAATCGCTGCCCCTTTGTCATCAGCCTGTTATTCATGCCATGAGAACACTGAAGATTTGCGGGCCAACAAAGAGCTGCAGCACCATTTGTATCATTCAGGAGGAAACATCTATGGTGAGCATGATCATGCTTATTTTGCAGATAACAAGGAAAACTGCCTGACCTGTCATCAAAAATAG
- a CDS encoding c-type cytochrome, producing MKRVLLTSICLVMLGSLFMFGLQDMKLQAGDGQAIMETRCTTCHGAGRIERAGHDLDGWKSTVDRMMGKGNFGPALSDAERQALLKYLVTL from the coding sequence ATGAAGAGAGTTCTACTGACTTCAATTTGTCTTGTTATGCTGGGTAGTCTATTCATGTTCGGTTTGCAGGATATGAAGCTCCAGGCCGGAGACGGACAGGCTATTATGGAAACCAGATGCACAACCTGTCACGGAGCAGGACGGATTGAAAGAGCCGGGCACGATCTGGATGGCTGGAAAAGTACTGTTGACAGGATGATGGGTAAGGGCAATTTCGGTCCTGCCCTGAGTGATGCAGAACGCCAAGCTTTGCTTAAGTATCTTGTGACCCTGTAA
- the hgcB gene encoding mercury methylation ferredoxin HgcB, protein MKTFRHLPDVATLCFDKNLCIGCGNCLDVCPHQVFALQDGKALILDRDACMECGACMTNCPVEAVYVRPGVGCAQAILYGWLVKVPILRKVLSPDSCCP, encoded by the coding sequence ATGAAGACATTCAGACACCTTCCAGACGTAGCCACCCTATGCTTTGATAAGAACCTGTGCATAGGCTGCGGCAATTGCCTTGACGTTTGTCCGCACCAGGTCTTTGCCCTGCAGGATGGGAAAGCACTGATCCTTGACCGGGATGCATGCATGGAATGCGGAGCATGCATGACCAATTGCCCGGTTGAAGCCGTGTATGTCCGCCCGGGAGTTGGCTGCGCCCAGGCCATCTTGTATGGATGGCTGGTCAAAGTGCCGATCCTGCGCAAAGTCTTGTCCCCAGATTCCTGCTGTCCATAG
- the hgcA gene encoding mercury methylation corrinoid protein HgcA, translated as MPGNTNISNRSLEQAGCTPGQPDASGLDAECPCSGLKTLKEVEPCGPDIEDRAPCUGPENILPPEAAGERAGLKAWHFVEGWVQTPLGNVPRVRNILSWKDKIGGLGARTGIIRDNYRICPGLYALGQPDQDSPVLVTCNYKLTFDILRKQLGGGSFWILVVETYGINVWCAAGKKSFNTQEVARQVHKSLLDKIVKHRTLIIPQLAAPSVAAHKLKKMCGFKGVFGPLRIEDLPEFINKGMQAGPGMREVVFPLNQRLEVALVEVYGARKFLFWAFVVCLILAALGPGGFSFSGVLLSGLSAFTVVMIGFLTGTFIVPALLPWIPFRSFAAKGIAAGMSVGAILTLVLAGSLAEGFAAMAGSAAFASWFAMHYTGSTPFTSLSGVDQEMRLFMPVQGVMLGLAVLAWMGEAWFRLIVG; from the coding sequence ATGCCTGGAAACACAAACATATCAAACAGGTCCTTGGAGCAGGCCGGATGCACCCCTGGTCAGCCGGATGCATCCGGCCTGGATGCTGAATGTCCATGTTCAGGGTTGAAGACACTTAAGGAAGTAGAGCCCTGTGGTCCGGACATAGAGGACAGAGCACCTTGCTGAGGTCCGGAAAACATTCTGCCGCCGGAGGCGGCAGGTGAGAGGGCCGGTCTCAAGGCCTGGCATTTTGTTGAGGGATGGGTACAGACTCCTCTTGGAAATGTTCCCCGAGTCAGGAATATATTGTCCTGGAAAGACAAGATAGGTGGGCTTGGTGCTCGAACCGGGATCATTCGGGACAACTACCGCATTTGTCCGGGTCTTTACGCTCTGGGTCAGCCTGACCAGGACAGCCCGGTCCTGGTTACCTGTAACTACAAGCTGACCTTTGATATCCTGCGTAAACAACTTGGTGGTGGTTCGTTCTGGATCCTGGTGGTTGAAACCTATGGAATCAATGTCTGGTGCGCAGCTGGTAAAAAGAGTTTCAACACCCAGGAGGTGGCCAGGCAGGTCCATAAGTCCTTACTGGACAAAATCGTCAAACACCGGACACTTATTATTCCCCAGCTGGCTGCTCCATCGGTTGCAGCCCATAAGTTGAAAAAAATGTGCGGGTTCAAGGGAGTTTTCGGCCCCCTGAGAATAGAAGATCTGCCAGAGTTCATTAATAAAGGAATGCAAGCTGGTCCAGGTATGCGGGAGGTGGTTTTTCCCCTTAACCAAAGACTGGAAGTGGCCCTGGTTGAGGTTTATGGGGCCAGAAAATTTCTGTTCTGGGCCTTTGTGGTCTGTCTGATCCTGGCAGCCCTTGGTCCGGGCGGATTTTCATTTTCGGGTGTTCTGTTGTCCGGCCTGAGTGCTTTTACAGTGGTTATGATCGGCTTCTTGACCGGTACTTTTATTGTTCCAGCTCTTTTGCCCTGGATTCCCTTTAGATCCTTTGCAGCTAAAGGGATTGCTGCTGGAATGTCGGTGGGGGCAATCCTGACCCTTGTCCTGGCAGGCTCCCTGGCAGAAGGCTTTGCTGCAATGGCCGGTAGTGCAGCTTTTGCTTCCTGGTTTGCCATGCACTACACCGGCTCAACTCCCTTTACGTCCCTGTCTGGGGTGGACCAGGAGATGCGGCTTTTTATGCCGGTCCAGGGAGTAATGCTTGGGCTGGCTGTGCTGGCCTGGATGGGCGAGGCCTGGTTCAGGCTGATCGTGGGATGA
- a CDS encoding putative sulfate/molybdate transporter, which yields MMIPYKFNRHEFAGSLGDLGVVLPIAIAMVLVNGLSPLGLFFSVGLFYLLSGMYYRVPVPVEPMKVIGAYAIAAGLSASEIMASTLLMGIVLLVIALTGAMSLIGKYTPKAVIRGVQLSTGLLLMAEGVRFMIGTSTFQKLRQASEPYLVLQDLGFLPIGIVLGILGGLTTLLLLDNKRLPAALVVVLGGMFIGLALGTREGLDKLSIGINIPEILPFGFPSKADISFALLALVLPQLPMTLGNAVIANADLSRQYFGEASKRVTYKASCVSMGLANCFSFLVGGMPLCHGAGGLAAHYRFGARTPGSNVIIGVIFIILAVLLGSHILSVLYLIPMAVLGVLLIFAGSQLALTIMDMKERKDFFVLFTIVGITLATNLAAGFIAGMVVAYMLKWERLSI from the coding sequence ATGATGATTCCCTACAAGTTCAACCGTCACGAATTTGCCGGGTCTCTAGGTGATCTGGGTGTGGTCCTGCCCATAGCCATCGCCATGGTCCTGGTCAACGGGCTGAGTCCTCTGGGTCTGTTTTTTTCTGTGGGCCTTTTCTATCTTTTATCCGGAATGTACTACCGAGTCCCGGTTCCGGTGGAACCCATGAAGGTCATTGGTGCATATGCCATTGCTGCGGGACTTTCAGCATCCGAGATCATGGCTTCCACTCTGCTTATGGGGATCGTGCTGCTGGTTATTGCTCTTACCGGGGCCATGAGCCTCATTGGCAAATACACTCCCAAGGCTGTCATCAGGGGAGTCCAGCTGTCCACCGGGCTTTTACTCATGGCTGAAGGAGTCAGGTTCATGATCGGGACTTCCACTTTTCAGAAGTTGCGTCAGGCTTCTGAACCATATCTTGTACTTCAGGACCTGGGCTTTCTGCCTATTGGAATCGTACTGGGTATACTGGGCGGACTTACAACCCTGCTGCTTCTGGATAACAAACGACTTCCGGCCGCCCTGGTGGTGGTTCTGGGTGGAATGTTCATCGGTCTGGCCCTGGGAACCAGAGAAGGACTGGACAAGCTGAGCATAGGCATCAATATTCCCGAAATATTGCCATTTGGTTTTCCCTCAAAAGCAGATATTTCCTTTGCCTTGCTGGCTCTGGTCCTGCCCCAGCTGCCCATGACCCTGGGTAATGCAGTTATAGCCAATGCTGATCTGTCCAGACAGTATTTTGGCGAGGCTTCCAAAAGGGTTACCTACAAGGCTTCCTGCGTGAGCATGGGGCTGGCCAATTGCTTCAGCTTCCTGGTGGGAGGAATGCCTCTGTGTCACGGGGCTGGCGGACTGGCTGCGCATTACAGATTCGGGGCCAGGACACCTGGTTCCAACGTGATCATTGGGGTTATCTTTATCATTCTGGCCGTACTTCTAGGGTCGCACATTCTGAGCGTCCTCTACCTTATACCCATGGCTGTTTTAGGGGTACTTCTGATCTTTGCGGGCAGCCAGCTGGCCCTGACCATTATGGACATGAAGGAGCGCAAGGACTTCTTTGTGCTGTTCACCATTGTGGGCATTACTCTGGCCACCAATCTGGCAGCTGGATTTATAGCAGGCATGGTGGTGGCCTATATGCTTAAGTGGGAGAGGCTGTCTATATAG
- a CDS encoding sulfite exporter TauE/SafE family protein, producing the protein MEISFLVYPVIFLASFVLSMAGLGGGLVFAPLFVLIGFGQTPAVASSLLLNALGASTASYVYIRSRLVDFSLSIPLIITSGLAAPVGALVNNMVDQKYFMLVLSLVILAAGLRMLIASGMQPGSINQKHVWSMTRLIQSSLMGLIIGFIGGMLGIGGGVFVVPLLVYFLHVHPKTAAATTAFIVCFSSFAGFFTHAAMEALDWKFLILAGLFSSAGGLLGSRLMSTKLSGNFVKRLFGVILLFLSIYLFYRGILS; encoded by the coding sequence ATGGAAATATCATTTTTAGTATATCCTGTGATTTTTCTGGCCTCCTTTGTCCTGTCCATGGCCGGGCTGGGCGGAGGGCTGGTTTTTGCGCCTCTTTTTGTTCTGATCGGGTTCGGACAGACCCCGGCTGTGGCTTCGTCTTTGCTGCTCAACGCTCTGGGCGCATCAACTGCTTCGTATGTGTATATCCGCAGCAGGCTTGTTGATTTTTCCCTGTCCATCCCCCTGATCATCACTTCCGGTCTGGCCGCTCCAGTGGGGGCTCTGGTCAATAATATGGTTGACCAGAAATACTTTATGCTGGTCTTGTCCCTGGTCATCCTGGCTGCTGGCCTGCGAATGCTGATCGCCTCCGGCATGCAGCCGGGAAGCATCAATCAGAAACATGTCTGGTCCATGACCAGGCTGATCCAGTCATCGCTGATGGGTCTGATCATCGGTTTTATCGGCGGCATGCTGGGCATAGGCGGAGGGGTGTTTGTCGTGCCCCTGCTGGTATACTTCCTCCATGTTCATCCCAAGACAGCTGCAGCCACCACCGCCTTTATTGTCTGTTTTTCATCTTTTGCCGGGTTTTTCACCCATGCGGCCATGGAAGCCCTGGACTGGAAATTTTTGATTCTGGCCGGATTATTTTCATCAGCCGGAGGGCTGCTTGGGTCAAGGCTGATGAGTACAAAACTGAGCGGTAATTTTGTCAAAAGGCTGTTTGGAGTAATTCTTTTGTTTCTGTCTATCTATCTGTTTTACAGAGGAATTTTAAGTTGA
- a CDS encoding sensor domain-containing diguanylate cyclase, whose amino-acid sequence MKKLLRFKFLLHPLTIIVSFAILWSGTVAYLNHERQKDIHNILRERLSIQQTALQATLNQHKMGMGAYFTTFIMQPEIMGMLQVAREGGQRETIARSQILSHLTPLYKEIFLSRDIQLLHFHTPDKISFLRLHSPERFGDSLAEVRPGIRIANTELKPVHGFEIGIMAPAFRNIFPIIWNNDHLGSVELSQPLTAYLKELADLDREGEHAFLINRSLAGSILLEEFSGSYKPSLIHPNWVVETPDKNHPYSPLSGIAKVLGSSLSRNPHLVTTLNHGQSGAFKAKIGNSYYTVAFTAIHDIAQRPAAYLVSFAPAPQIKATQHLFLFNLFLATVLMIALAWSIVVVIKDRERVRKERTTLRTMTNTMAEGLYVVDQTGRIAFANPAAESILGYKPRELVGKIGYELFVPCEKEKGQKSLADCPLFKTISRGDVFSQETRFQRKDGTVLPVQVTAGPMIENNRVTGGVSVFSDISARKKTEEKLHFLATTDELTGLWNRRYFMQALNREMERAGRYDQRFSLLMLDIDHFKKINDQYGHAAGDQVLEHLAGILKASLRQVDVPGRLGGEEFAIILPQTDQDGAYRTAERLRTALEQALVIYDDKEEIKFTVSVGLAVHQPGVTDQDQLLKMADQALYRAKEQGRNQTMVA is encoded by the coding sequence ATGAAGAAACTATTGAGATTCAAATTTCTTCTGCACCCCCTGACCATTATTGTCTCCTTTGCAATTCTGTGGTCAGGAACAGTTGCCTACCTGAACCATGAGCGACAAAAGGATATTCATAACATCCTGAGAGAACGCCTGTCCATTCAGCAGACTGCCTTGCAGGCCACTTTAAACCAGCACAAAATGGGAATGGGAGCCTATTTCACCACCTTTATCATGCAGCCTGAAATAATGGGCATGCTCCAGGTGGCCAGAGAAGGCGGCCAGCGCGAAACCATTGCCAGGTCTCAGATCCTCAGTCATTTGACTCCCCTGTACAAAGAAATATTCCTGAGCCGGGACATCCAGCTTCTCCACTTCCACACCCCGGACAAGATAAGCTTTCTAAGGCTTCATTCACCTGAAAGATTTGGCGACTCCCTGGCTGAAGTCCGTCCCGGCATAAGAATTGCCAATACTGAGCTAAAGCCGGTGCATGGTTTTGAAATCGGGATAATGGCCCCTGCATTCCGAAATATCTTCCCCATAATCTGGAATAATGATCACCTGGGCAGCGTTGAACTGAGCCAGCCGCTAACCGCTTATCTCAAGGAGCTTGCTGATCTTGACAGAGAGGGCGAGCATGCTTTTTTGATTAACAGATCCCTGGCCGGGTCCATACTTTTGGAAGAATTTTCCGGGTCATACAAGCCCAGCCTGATCCATCCCAACTGGGTAGTGGAGACTCCAGACAAGAACCATCCCTATTCTCCTTTGTCCGGAATCGCCAAGGTTCTGGGGAGCAGCCTGTCTAGGAATCCACACTTGGTAACAACCCTTAATCATGGGCAGTCTGGTGCATTCAAAGCAAAAATCGGAAACAGCTACTATACCGTTGCCTTTACAGCCATCCACGATATTGCCCAGCGCCCGGCAGCATACCTGGTGTCATTTGCACCTGCACCCCAGATCAAAGCCACCCAGCACCTGTTCCTCTTCAATTTATTTCTGGCCACTGTCCTCATGATCGCCCTGGCCTGGAGCATTGTAGTGGTTATCAAAGACCGGGAACGAGTCCGCAAGGAGCGGACTACCCTGAGGACCATGACCAATACCATGGCTGAAGGACTGTATGTTGTGGACCAGACAGGGCGCATTGCTTTTGCCAATCCAGCGGCTGAATCCATCCTCGGCTACAAGCCTCGGGAGCTGGTAGGCAAAATCGGATACGAACTCTTTGTACCGTGTGAAAAAGAAAAAGGTCAGAAATCTCTTGCCGACTGCCCGCTTTTTAAAACCATATCCAGGGGTGATGTGTTCAGCCAGGAAACCAGGTTCCAGCGCAAAGACGGGACCGTGCTTCCTGTTCAGGTGACTGCCGGACCCATGATTGAAAACAACAGAGTAACCGGTGGGGTTTCAGTTTTCAGCGATATCAGTGCAAGAAAAAAAACCGAGGAAAAGCTGCATTTTCTGGCCACCACTGACGAACTGACCGGACTCTGGAACAGAAGATATTTCATGCAGGCATTAAATAGAGAAATGGAAAGGGCCGGACGCTACGACCAGAGGTTTTCCCTGCTCATGCTGGATATTGATCACTTCAAAAAGATCAATGACCAGTACGGCCACGCAGCCGGCGATCAGGTCCTGGAACACCTGGCCGGGATATTAAAAGCCAGCCTGCGTCAGGTGGATGTACCGGGCAGGCTGGGCGGAGAAGAATTCGCCATCATTCTTCCCCAGACCGACCAGGATGGGGCATATAGAACTGCTGAACGGCTGCGGACTGCCCTGGAACAGGCTCTGGTCATTTACGATGATAAAGAGGAAATAAAATTCACTGTGAGTGTGGGCCTGGCCGTGCACCAACCAGGAGTTACTGACCAGGACCAGCTTCTCAAGATGGCAGACCAGGCCCTTTACCGGGCCAAGGAACAGGGCAGAAACCAAACAATGGTGGCATAA